One genomic region from Prochlorococcus marinus str. SB encodes:
- a CDS encoding ligase-associated DNA damage response exonuclease, whose translation MRTKQEYLIRYKDGNLYCELADIWIDPSKPVKKALITHAHFDHFTFGCEEYISTKETAILLKERVGDNIKIKTFEYGEEFKINGINISFHPSGHILGSSQIRFIFAEEKWLISGDFKLQKDQTCKQYEIVKTDYLISECTFGLPIFKWDESNKIANDISKWITNSPEKTSLLFCYSLGKAQRLLNEISQTNFKGNIYSHGSIHRMNNSYRELGIDIKETIKIENKKKIDELKGSLILLPPSLSKGSYLKNFKNIQTAFASGWMSIRALRKRSGYDKGFAISDHADWDGILDVVKKSEAKNVFFHHGDSEALSKYLVEKESINVLLFGK comes from the coding sequence TTGAGAACTAAACAAGAATATTTAATTAGATATAAAGATGGAAATCTTTATTGTGAACTTGCTGATATTTGGATTGATCCAAGCAAGCCAGTAAAAAAGGCATTAATAACACATGCTCATTTTGATCACTTTACATTTGGCTGTGAAGAATATATTTCTACTAAGGAAACTGCGATACTTCTTAAAGAAAGAGTTGGAGATAATATCAAAATTAAGACTTTTGAATATGGAGAAGAATTCAAGATAAATGGCATTAATATTTCTTTTCATCCATCCGGTCACATCCTTGGATCTAGTCAAATAAGGTTTATTTTTGCTGAAGAAAAATGGTTAATTTCAGGTGACTTTAAGCTTCAAAAAGATCAGACTTGCAAACAATATGAAATAGTAAAAACTGATTATTTAATAAGCGAATGTACTTTTGGTTTGCCAATATTTAAGTGGGATGAATCAAATAAAATAGCAAATGATATTTCAAAATGGATAACTAATTCACCAGAAAAAACTTCTTTACTTTTCTGCTATTCACTTGGAAAAGCTCAGAGATTGTTAAACGAAATTAGTCAAACAAATTTTAAAGGCAATATTTATTCCCATGGCAGTATTCATAGAATGAACAATAGTTATAGGGAACTTGGAATTGATATTAAAGAAACTATAAAAATTGAAAATAAAAAAAAGATAGATGAACTTAAAGGAAGTCTAATATTATTGCCGCCATCCTTAAGTAAGGGTTCTTATTTAAAAAATTTCAAAAACATTCAAACAGCTTTCGCTAGTGGTTGGATGTCTATAAGAGCTCTAAGAAAAAGATCAGGATATGATAAAGGATTCGCAATCTCTGATCATGCGGATTGGGATGGAATTCTGGATGTAGTAAAAAAGTCTGAAGCAAAAAATGTATTTTTTCATCATGGAGATAGTGAAGCCTTAAGTAAATATTTAGTGGAAAAGGAATCAATAAATGTCCTTTTATTCGGTAAATAA
- a CDS encoding translation initiation factor IF-2 N-terminal domain-containing protein — protein sequence MSINTPIFSIAKDLNVESNRILLACKKLGINAKGATKRLNKEELEKIKNYFETGKNVSDEVINLNKVKTKSSSKKIVEKVKIKYFANRLIRKS from the coding sequence ATGTCTATCAACACTCCTATTTTCAGTATTGCCAAAGATCTTAATGTCGAAAGTAATAGAATATTATTAGCCTGTAAGAAACTTGGAATCAATGCAAAAGGTGCAACAAAAAGATTAAATAAAGAAGAATTAGAAAAAATTAAAAATTATTTTGAAACGGGCAAAAATGTGTCAGATGAAGTGATCAATTTAAATAAAGTTAAAACTAAAAGTAGTTCAAAAAAAATTGTAGAAAAGGTAAAGATAAAATATTTTGCTAATAGACTTATTCGTAAATCTTAA
- a CDS encoding DUF2130 domain-containing protein: MKDIKCPSCGKTFRIDPSSFEEILLQIKDEEFNKQIKERLILAEEDNKKALEILKRELKIQLIEQNRIKESEIQTLESKLKIAEEKKTNALNDLKNQATNKINLLNNELIKLKDEIKNQSLISELSLKNKIGEAVNNLEKENSSLTNSIEKMKLEHSINEKLIEEKFKSKISERDLTIQELREMKSRLSTKMIGETLEIHCETQFNLNRASAFKNSYFEKDNDATSGSKGDYIFREFDENKTEVVSIMFEMKNESLNGTNKRKNEDFLKELDKDRRQKSCEYAVLVSLLEPDSELYNAGIVDVSHRFPKMYVIRPQFFLPIISLLRNASMESLKYKSQIDLMKRENFDITNFESTLEQFKNAVGKNVSLAQDRFNDAISEIDKSITHLQKTKEALVLSKKHLLSADSKSQDLTVKKLTRNNPTMKKKFNDLNNFEDEVA, from the coding sequence ATGAAAGATATTAAATGTCCTTCATGCGGCAAAACTTTCAGAATTGATCCCAGCAGCTTTGAAGAAATACTTCTTCAGATAAAAGACGAAGAATTTAATAAACAAATAAAAGAAAGACTTATCTTGGCTGAAGAAGATAATAAAAAAGCTTTGGAAATTTTAAAACGTGAGTTAAAAATACAGTTAATAGAGCAGAATCGGATTAAAGAGTCTGAAATCCAAACTCTTGAATCTAAATTAAAAATAGCTGAAGAAAAGAAAACAAATGCCCTTAATGATTTAAAAAATCAAGCAACAAATAAAATTAATTTATTGAATAATGAGTTAATCAAGTTGAAAGACGAAATTAAAAACCAGTCTTTAATTTCAGAATTATCTTTAAAAAACAAAATTGGTGAAGCTGTTAATAATTTAGAAAAAGAAAACTCATCTTTAACAAATTCCATTGAAAAGATGAAGCTTGAACATTCAATTAATGAAAAATTAATTGAAGAAAAGTTTAAAAGCAAAATTAGTGAAAGGGACTTGACTATTCAGGAGTTAAGAGAAATGAAATCTAGATTATCTACAAAGATGATAGGAGAAACATTAGAAATCCATTGCGAAACTCAATTTAACCTGAATCGTGCCTCTGCATTTAAAAACTCATATTTCGAAAAGGATAATGATGCCACTTCAGGAAGCAAAGGTGACTATATATTTAGAGAATTTGATGAAAATAAAACCGAAGTCGTATCCATAATGTTTGAGATGAAGAATGAAAGTTTAAATGGAACTAATAAAAGAAAAAACGAAGATTTTTTAAAAGAATTAGATAAAGATAGAAGACAAAAATCATGTGAATATGCAGTTTTAGTATCCCTTCTAGAACCCGATAGTGAACTATATAATGCTGGCATAGTAGATGTTTCTCATAGATTCCCAAAAATGTATGTCATAAGACCTCAATTTTTCTTGCCCATTATTTCTCTGCTAAGAAATGCATCTATGGAAAGCTTAAAATACAAATCACAAATTGATTTAATGAAACGTGAGAATTTTGACATAACCAATTTTGAAAGTACTCTTGAACAATTCAAAAATGCAGTTGGTAAAAATGTTTCACTTGCCCAGGATAGATTTAATGATGCAATATCAGAAATTGACAAATCAATAACCCATTTACAAAAAACTAAAGAGGCTTTAGTTCTCTCAAAAAAACATCTTTTATCGGCTGACAGCAAATCTCAAGATTTGACAGTAAAGAAATTAACTAGAAATAATCCAACCATGAAAAAGAAGTTTAATGATTTAAATAATTTTGAAGATGAAGTAGCCTAA
- a CDS encoding DUF2103 domain-containing protein has product MGRLVLNHSTNIEGLIPILQKLALENNIKTITPAVISRARGRSSNLIIRLSVKTINGYKAIARKGNTAQEVFISTELSKDELKEIIDLYNKK; this is encoded by the coding sequence TTGGGAAGGTTAGTTTTAAATCATAGTACAAATATAGAAGGTCTAATTCCAATACTTCAAAAATTGGCACTGGAAAATAATATCAAGACAATAACTCCAGCTGTTATTTCAAGAGCCAGGGGAAGATCCTCTAATTTGATAATTAGATTGTCAGTGAAAACTATAAACGGATATAAAGCAATCGCAAGAAAGGGTAATACAGCTCAAGAAGTTTTTATTTCAACAGAGTTAAGTAAAGATGAATTAAAAGAAATCATAGATCTTTATAATAAAAAGTAA
- the petN gene encoding cytochrome b6-f complex subunit PetN, with amino-acid sequence MIFQIGWAALAAIFTFSIAMVVWGRNGDGSIDI; translated from the coding sequence ATGATCTTTCAAATAGGCTGGGCAGCATTGGCTGCTATTTTTACTTTTTCAATCGCAATGGTTGTTTGGGGAAGAAATGGGGACGGATCTATTGACATATGA
- the psb29 gene encoding photosystem II biogenesis protein Psp29, whose amino-acid sequence MSQHTLTLLRFTYKKLKEKLTVSDSKKLFHEKFPYVIPGLYKRIVDEMLVELNLLNHQNEFTQDYIFCVGLTETFKELMKGYQPEKHLDLLFESLCSSTNFEAKEINEISQKSQKELNDKTSKDILKLLVEKSNFKLYPSRILNLGIYILISNSQDFKEKNESDKNKIISDIFEKLSLSANKAEKDIGIYKSSISKLEQAKELIEELKIKDKKKNQKR is encoded by the coding sequence TTGAGTCAACATACGCTAACCTTATTAAGGTTTACATATAAAAAATTGAAAGAAAAATTGACTGTTTCAGATAGCAAAAAGTTATTTCATGAAAAATTTCCTTACGTCATTCCAGGTTTATATAAAAGAATAGTTGATGAAATGCTTGTCGAACTTAATCTTTTGAACCATCAAAATGAATTTACGCAAGATTATATCTTTTGTGTCGGCCTAACCGAAACATTCAAAGAATTAATGAAAGGATATCAACCTGAAAAACACTTGGATCTACTTTTTGAATCTTTATGCAGTTCTACAAATTTTGAGGCGAAGGAAATTAATGAAATATCACAAAAGTCTCAAAAAGAATTAAATGATAAAACGTCTAAGGATATTTTAAAATTATTAGTAGAAAAAAGTAATTTCAAACTTTATCCTTCAAGAATTTTGAACTTAGGGATATATATATTAATTTCAAACTCCCAAGATTTCAAAGAGAAAAATGAATCAGATAAGAATAAAATTATATCTGATATTTTTGAGAAGTTAAGCTTATCTGCTAATAAAGCAGAAAAAGATATTGGAATCTACAAAAGCAGCATATCAAAATTGGAACAAGCAAAAGAATTAATTGAAGAGCTCAAAATTAAGGATAAGAAAAAAAACCAAAAAAGATAA
- the clpP gene encoding ATP-dependent Clp endopeptidase proteolytic subunit ClpP — translation MMIPLVLEESGGSERVFDIYSRLLRERIIFLGEQVTSETANRIVAQLLFLEAEDPDKDIYMYINSPGGSVYDGLGIFDTMQHVKPDIHTVCVGLAASMGAFLLAAGTKGKRSSLRHSRIMIHQPLGGARGQASDIRIQADEILFLKERLNTELSERTGKDYDTIKEDTDRDFYMSPNEAVEYGLIDLVLDKKPIKV, via the coding sequence ATTATGATCCCTTTAGTTTTAGAAGAATCGGGCGGTAGTGAAAGAGTCTTTGATATTTATTCAAGACTATTAAGAGAGAGAATAATATTTTTGGGAGAACAAGTTACTAGTGAAACTGCCAATAGAATTGTTGCTCAATTATTGTTCCTTGAAGCAGAGGATCCAGATAAGGATATTTATATGTATATAAATTCACCAGGCGGATCCGTATATGACGGATTGGGTATCTTTGACACAATGCAACATGTAAAGCCTGACATTCATACAGTATGTGTAGGTTTGGCAGCTAGTATGGGTGCATTTTTGCTTGCGGCAGGTACTAAAGGTAAAAGAAGCAGCCTTAGGCATTCAAGAATAATGATTCATCAACCGCTTGGAGGTGCTAGAGGGCAAGCCAGTGATATAAGAATTCAAGCAGATGAAATATTGTTCTTAAAAGAACGACTAAATACTGAATTATCAGAAAGAACTGGAAAGGATTATGACACTATCAAAGAAGATACTGATAGAGATTTTTATATGTCCCCAAACGAAGCTGTTGAGTACGGTTTAATTGATCTGGTGTTAGATAAAAAACCAATAAAAGTTTAG
- the ftsH gene encoding ATP-dependent zinc metalloprotease FtsH yields MNQKFKTLILWALPILLVIALSYQFLSSSNVDSLKSNGTTIAPRNSAVARVSYGRFLDYINSGRVTSVDIFEGGRNAVIETIDSDLDNKVQRLRVDLPGLTPELINILKNEGISFDVHPIKTAPPALGILGNLLFPAILIGGLILLARRSNGMPGGPGQAMQFGKTKARFAMEAETGVVFDDVAGVNEAKQDLQEVVTFLKKPEKFTSVGARIPKGVLLVGPPGTGKTLLAKAIAGEAGVPFFSLSGSEFVEMFVGVGASRVRDLFKRAKENSPCLIFIDEIDAVGRQRGAGIGGGNDEREQTLNQLLTEMDGFEGNSGIIIIAATNRPDVLDSALMRPGRFDRQVTVDAPDIKGRLSILEVHARNKKLQEDLTLESIARRTPGFTGADLANLLNEAAILTARRRKDSISISEIDDSVDRIVAGMEGSPLTDGRSKRLIAYHEVGHALIGSLVKAHDPVQKVTVIPRGQAKGLTWFTPDDEQTLVSRAQLKARIMGALGGRAAEDVVFGEGEITTGAGGDFQQVASMARQMVTRFGMSNLGPIALESGNQEVFVGRDLMTRSEVSDSISKQIDESVRIMVKECYKETYDIVSKNREAMDKIVDLLIEKETLDGDEFVSILSKFTKIPEKERTPQLLS; encoded by the coding sequence ATGAATCAAAAATTTAAAACATTAATTTTATGGGCTTTACCTATACTTTTAGTAATAGCACTTTCCTACCAATTTTTATCTTCAAGCAACGTCGATTCGCTTAAATCTAATGGCACTACTATTGCACCAAGAAATTCAGCGGTAGCAAGAGTTAGTTACGGCAGATTTTTAGATTATATTAATTCGGGAAGGGTTACATCTGTTGATATTTTTGAGGGAGGCAGAAATGCAGTTATAGAGACAATAGATTCGGATTTAGATAATAAAGTCCAAAGATTGCGTGTAGATCTTCCAGGCTTAACACCAGAACTTATAAATATTTTAAAAAATGAGGGAATTAGTTTTGATGTTCATCCAATAAAAACAGCTCCGCCTGCATTAGGAATTTTAGGTAATTTACTTTTCCCAGCTATCTTAATTGGAGGTTTAATTTTGTTAGCGAGGAGGTCAAATGGTATGCCTGGAGGTCCTGGGCAAGCAATGCAGTTTGGAAAAACTAAAGCAAGATTTGCAATGGAAGCTGAAACAGGAGTTGTATTCGATGATGTTGCAGGCGTTAATGAAGCTAAACAGGATTTGCAAGAAGTTGTTACTTTTCTGAAAAAACCAGAAAAATTTACTTCCGTTGGAGCAAGAATTCCCAAAGGGGTTTTATTAGTAGGACCTCCTGGCACTGGTAAAACCCTATTAGCTAAAGCAATTGCAGGTGAAGCAGGTGTGCCATTCTTCTCATTATCAGGTTCTGAATTTGTTGAAATGTTTGTTGGTGTTGGTGCTAGTAGAGTTAGAGACCTTTTCAAAAGAGCTAAAGAAAATAGTCCCTGTTTAATCTTTATTGATGAAATCGATGCAGTTGGAAGACAAAGAGGTGCAGGTATTGGTGGAGGTAATGATGAGAGAGAACAAACTCTTAATCAATTACTTACTGAAATGGATGGTTTCGAAGGTAATAGTGGCATAATAATAATTGCAGCCACAAACAGGCCAGATGTTTTAGACTCAGCGCTAATGAGACCAGGTAGATTTGATAGACAGGTAACCGTAGATGCGCCTGATATCAAAGGCAGACTATCAATATTGGAAGTTCATGCAAGGAATAAGAAGCTTCAAGAGGATCTAACACTTGAAAGTATTGCGAGAAGAACACCAGGTTTTACTGGAGCAGATTTAGCAAATTTATTAAATGAGGCTGCTATACTAACTGCCAGGAGAAGAAAAGACTCTATAAGTATTTCAGAAATTGATGATTCTGTTGATAGGATTGTTGCAGGAATGGAAGGTTCTCCATTAACTGATGGTAGAAGCAAGAGATTAATCGCTTATCATGAAGTTGGCCATGCTCTTATAGGTTCACTTGTTAAAGCCCATGATCCTGTCCAAAAAGTGACAGTCATTCCAAGAGGTCAAGCTAAAGGATTAACTTGGTTTACCCCAGATGATGAACAAACCCTTGTAAGCAGGGCGCAATTAAAAGCTAGGATAATGGGTGCTTTAGGAGGAAGGGCTGCTGAAGATGTAGTTTTTGGAGAAGGTGAGATTACAACAGGAGCAGGAGGTGATTTCCAACAAGTTGCTTCAATGGCCCGCCAAATGGTTACTAGATTTGGAATGAGTAATTTAGGTCCGATAGCTTTAGAGAGTGGTAATCAAGAAGTATTTGTTGGTAGAGATTTAATGACTAGAAGTGAAGTTTCTGATTCAATCTCTAAACAAATAGATGAAAGTGTAAGAATAATGGTCAAAGAATGTTATAAAGAAACCTACGATATAGTAAGCAAAAATAGAGAAGCTATGGATAAGATAGTTGACCTATTAATCGAAAAAGAAACATTAGATGGTGATGAATTTGTAAGTATTCTCTCCAAATTCACCAAAATTCCTGAGAAAGAGAGAACACCTCAATTATTAAGCTAA
- a CDS encoding NAD(P)H dehydrogenase assembly family protein, whose protein sequence is MKFEVNDKVKLIAPVSYLKTSDNMPMLRPPDLVAIDEIGQILSIKSPDTVEVKFRRGSFLIDIDKIEKS, encoded by the coding sequence ATGAAATTTGAGGTCAACGACAAGGTTAAGTTGATTGCGCCAGTCTCTTACTTGAAGACTTCAGATAATATGCCGATGTTAAGACCACCTGATCTAGTGGCAATTGATGAAATTGGACAAATCTTGTCTATCAAATCTCCAGATACTGTCGAAGTAAAATTTAGAAGAGGTTCGTTTTTAATTGATATTGATAAGATTGAGAAAAGCTAA
- a CDS encoding M16 family metallopeptidase — protein MLKRYFLDNKKRNFSIASIWIKGGSDMDSTGKKGINKILCSLLTRGCEGFNNFTFSEYIESYGAELNQEIFEDGISISIKSLNEHFSKLFPLLDLIINKPILSEIEFKKVKKSSVDYLKKDKENPFNICFEKWRKIVYSNHPYAFNTIGNSNDVSKITYEDVLLEFKNLKKREKYLISNNSEINGENLGTLEKIILKEKTDPLTHNLNTMNRFDYINNDSNQTIIMMGDQTCSRRSSEYFPLKVLESHLSYGMSAALFKLFREKHGITYDLGVYYPIRSGNAPFLIYLSVSNEQALFAFELLSTLWKNLLFKPLTDAEIFLAKEKLKGSFLLGNQSLDEILQRKIQLISYEVLPISEIDLNSKIEGISSLDIFKLTNKYFSKPFLSISGNKNICLEISNRWKKNF, from the coding sequence ATGTTAAAAAGATATTTTTTAGATAATAAAAAAAGGAATTTCTCAATTGCTTCAATTTGGATTAAAGGGGGGAGTGATATGGATAGTACTGGCAAAAAAGGGATAAACAAGATCCTTTGTTCATTACTTACCAGAGGATGTGAAGGTTTTAACAACTTTACTTTCTCAGAGTATATTGAGTCCTATGGAGCAGAATTAAATCAAGAAATATTTGAAGATGGTATTTCAATAAGTATTAAATCCCTAAATGAACATTTCAGCAAATTGTTCCCTTTATTAGACTTAATAATTAATAAGCCAATCCTCTCTGAAATTGAATTTAAAAAAGTAAAAAAATCTTCTGTTGATTATCTAAAAAAAGATAAAGAGAATCCATTTAATATCTGTTTTGAAAAATGGAGAAAAATTGTTTACTCAAATCATCCTTATGCTTTCAACACAATTGGCAATTCAAATGATGTCTCAAAAATTACCTATGAAGATGTTTTGCTTGAGTTTAAAAATTTAAAAAAAAGAGAAAAGTATTTAATTTCAAATAATTCCGAAATAAATGGAGAAAATTTGGGAACATTAGAAAAAATAATCTTAAAAGAAAAAACAGATCCTTTAACTCATAATTTAAATACTATGAATAGATTTGATTACATTAATAATGATTCAAATCAAACAATAATAATGATGGGGGATCAAACTTGTTCGCGAAGAAGTAGTGAATATTTTCCTCTTAAGGTTTTGGAGTCACATTTATCTTATGGAATGAGCGCTGCTTTATTTAAACTTTTTAGAGAAAAACATGGTATCACTTACGATTTAGGTGTTTATTATCCCATTAGAAGTGGAAATGCCCCATTTTTAATTTATTTATCCGTATCCAATGAGCAAGCACTTTTTGCTTTTGAACTTTTATCAACACTATGGAAAAATTTGCTTTTTAAACCGTTGACTGATGCTGAAATATTTTTAGCAAAAGAAAAATTAAAAGGTTCTTTCCTATTAGGAAATCAATCACTTGATGAAATTTTACAGAGAAAAATACAGTTAATCAGTTATGAAGTTTTACCAATTTCTGAAATCGATTTAAATTCAAAAATAGAGGGAATATCTTCGTTAGATATTTTTAAATTAACTAATAAGTATTTTTCAAAACCTTTCCTGAGTATTTCTGGAAATAAAAATATATGTTTAGAGATTTCTAATAGATGGAAGAAAAACTTTTAA
- a CDS encoding M16 family metallopeptidase, producing the protein MNVGDVNYYTHSSKTRCVYVDNKELPLISIDIWCKAGSSFEDVDKNGTAHFLEHMIFKGSNKIMPGEFDHKIESLGGLSNASTGYDDVHYHVLVPPNNFRESLALLTNIVFSPDFNPDEFIKEKGVVIDEIKQQNDQPEERLFNYFLKRVWLSPNYANSILGTEHSIKNLEINDLVKFHSKYYTTEKICIAIAGNLSEEIYKIFEKSDLSGIKESPNFINLKNKPSLKIRKGRESVKFDNLEFSRIFMAWFIPNLNDQKIIIGLEILASILSVGRNSRLVKILKEDANLVESVYVDVNAGELGGLFIIEASCESKDIDLVEKQINKTIDEISNCKVLALDEIKKAINIVKSNYIFNLETSTQLSSFFGNELLWGRKSSINNLESHLGYWNDLDNFKEITEYIRGEKFTLVASPSKC; encoded by the coding sequence ATGAACGTAGGAGATGTTAACTACTACACCCATTCAAGCAAAACAAGATGTGTATATGTGGACAATAAAGAATTGCCGCTTATAAGCATTGATATTTGGTGCAAAGCAGGTTCTTCATTTGAGGATGTTGATAAAAATGGCACTGCTCATTTTCTAGAACATATGATTTTTAAAGGATCTAACAAAATCATGCCAGGTGAATTTGACCATAAAATTGAATCACTAGGCGGATTAAGTAACGCTTCAACTGGTTATGATGATGTACATTACCATGTCTTAGTTCCACCCAATAACTTTAGAGAATCACTTGCTCTTTTGACAAATATTGTCTTTTCTCCAGATTTTAATCCTGATGAATTTATAAAAGAAAAAGGGGTAGTTATTGATGAAATAAAACAACAAAATGATCAGCCTGAAGAGAGACTATTTAATTATTTTTTGAAAAGGGTTTGGTTAAGTCCTAATTATGCTAATTCGATCTTGGGAACTGAACATAGTATTAAAAACTTAGAGATAAATGACCTTGTGAAATTTCATAGCAAATATTACACTACCGAAAAAATTTGTATTGCAATTGCGGGGAATCTCTCCGAAGAAATTTATAAAATTTTTGAAAAAAGTGATCTATCTGGCATAAAAGAAAGTCCAAATTTTATAAATCTGAAAAATAAACCTTCTTTAAAAATAAGGAAAGGTAGAGAGTCAGTTAAGTTTGATAATTTAGAGTTTTCAAGAATATTTATGGCTTGGTTTATCCCAAACCTAAATGATCAAAAAATTATTATTGGACTTGAGATATTAGCATCCATACTCTCTGTTGGAAGAAACAGCAGATTAGTTAAAATTTTAAAAGAAGATGCTAATCTTGTTGAATCGGTATATGTAGATGTAAATGCAGGAGAATTAGGAGGATTATTTATAATAGAAGCAAGTTGTGAGTCCAAAGACATTGATTTAGTAGAAAAGCAAATTAATAAAACAATTGATGAGATCTCAAATTGTAAAGTATTGGCTTTGGATGAAATAAAAAAAGCAATAAATATTGTGAAAAGTAATTATATTTTTAATTTAGAGACATCTACACAACTTTCTTCATTCTTTGGAAATGAACTTCTTTGGGGGAGAAAATCTTCAATCAATAATTTAGAGAGTCATTTAGGTTATTGGAATGACTTGGATAACTTCAAAGAGATCACAGAATATATCCGTGGAGAAAAATTCACTTTAGTTGCATCCCCTAGTAAATGTTAA
- a CDS encoding phycocyanobilin:ferredoxin oxidoreductase: MLSESLTKTKLTDPLILDLLQNIREHRSMLEDLKSIKIDPKLTNIISKEIGRELYIENEFHKAKGFRKLHIEIAEFSKNLKILHCVFFPDPKFDIPIFGMDLVKINDIVSAAIVDLSPASQNQGLKYEKLLSEVDKSSFTSLREIPKWGGIFSNNVFFASLKRKSEKNEFCRVVDQYLTILIKLSKRAKPEVNEEIIQERIDFQKNYCVQQMKNEKTSMVLLKYFDEKWVNNYIKTVLFDF; encoded by the coding sequence TTGTTGTCTGAATCTTTAACTAAAACAAAATTAACTGACCCTCTTATTTTGGATTTGTTACAAAATATTAGAGAGCACAGATCCATGCTTGAGGACCTTAAGAGTATAAAAATTGATCCAAAACTAACTAACATAATATCCAAAGAAATTGGCAGGGAACTTTATATTGAAAATGAATTTCATAAAGCAAAAGGTTTTAGAAAGTTACATATTGAAATAGCAGAATTTTCAAAGAATCTTAAAATATTACACTGCGTTTTTTTCCCTGATCCAAAGTTTGATATCCCAATTTTTGGGATGGATTTGGTAAAAATAAATGATATTGTTTCTGCTGCCATTGTTGATTTATCCCCAGCATCACAAAACCAAGGTTTGAAATACGAAAAATTACTTTCTGAAGTTGATAAAAGTTCTTTTACCTCTTTGAGAGAGATTCCTAAATGGGGAGGGATTTTTTCTAATAATGTATTTTTTGCTTCCTTAAAAAGAAAATCTGAAAAAAATGAATTTTGTAGAGTTGTGGATCAATACCTCACTATTTTGATCAAATTAAGTAAGAGAGCTAAACCGGAAGTTAATGAGGAAATTATCCAAGAAAGAATAGATTTTCAAAAAAATTATTGTGTTCAACAAATGAAAAATGAGAAGACTAGCATGGTTCTTTTAAAATATTTTGATGAAAAATGGGTCAATAACTACATAAAAACAGTACTCTTCGATTTTTGA